A window of Gouania willdenowi chromosome 12, fGouWil2.1, whole genome shotgun sequence contains these coding sequences:
- the LOC114473052 gene encoding zinc finger protein 813-like, producing the protein MTRQSVGINSKGPEAAQNPDPSSLVLQGPDGTETDSSQTEGSSDDDAEDDDDDDDDDDDEDCWQKPLSETETEADCDSTRKNRKMSDSSKNTEMGCKASKTQINSFQQICSKKKVQVKMRSECVGGEKASLSAASELRIHTGEKPFKCDVCHKCFTRKNNLQSHMRIHTGEKPFKCDVCSKCFIRKSDLHIHMRIHTGEKPFKCDFCNKWFTRKDNLQSHMRIHTGEKPFKCDVCSNCFTEKGNLKKHMRIHTGEKPYKCDVCTKCFPGKVSLKKHMRIHTGEKPFKCNVCCKCFTELGNLKKHMRIHTGEKPFKCDK; encoded by the coding sequence atgacaagacaaagtgtgggaattaacagcaaaggaccagaagcagcccagaacccagatccaagcagtttagtactacaaggtcctgatggaacgGAAACAGACTCGTCTCAGACTGAAGGTAGTAGCGATGATGAtgctgaagatgatgatgatgatgatgatgatgatgatgatgaagactgTTGGCAGAAACCTTTGTCAGAGACTGAAACTGAAGCTGACTGTGACTCCACCAggaaaaatagaaagatgtctgactcaagtaaaaatactgaaatgggatgtaaagcttccaaaacacagattaattcatttcaacagatttgttcAAAGAAGAAGGTTCAGGTAAAAATGAGATCTGAATGTGTGGGTGGTGAGAAAGCATCACTCAGTGCAGCTTCAGAActgagaattcacacaggagagaaaccatttaaatgtgatgtttgtcatAAATGTTTTACCCGTAAGAATAACttgcagtcacacatgagaatccacacaggagagaaaccatttaaatgtgatgtttgtagtaaatgttttattcgtAAGTCTGACCTTCATAttcacatgagaatccacacaggagagaaaccatttaaatgtgatttttgtaataaatggtTTACCCGTAAAGATAACttgcagtcacacatgagaatccacacaggagagaaaccatttaaatgtgatgtttgtagtaattGTTTTACCGAGAAGGGCAACCTTAagaaacacatgagaatccacactggagagaaaccatataaatgtgatgtttgtacaAAATGTTTTCCAGGTAAGGTCAGCCTTAAGAAACAcatgagaattcacacaggtgagaaaccatttaaatgtaatgtttgttgtaaatgttttacaGAGTTGGGTAACCTTAagaaacacatgagaatccacacaggagagaaaccatttaaatgtgataaatGA
- the LOC114473051 gene encoding fructose-1,6-bisphosphatase 1-like, with product MSDKGAFDTNVLTLTRFVLEEGRKAQGTGELTTLLNSICTAVKAISTAVRKAGIANLYGIAGSTNVTGDQVKKLDVLSNDLVINMIKSSFTSCVLVSEEDEKAIIVEPDKRGKYIVCFDPLDGSSNIDCLVSIGTIFAIYRKTTDGEPVEQDALQPGRNIVAAGYALYGSATMMVLSTGQGVNCFMLDPAIGEFILVDRDVKIKKKGKIYSLNEGYAQQFYPDVTEYLQKKKYPEDGTAAYGSRYVGSMVADVHRTLVYGGIFLYPANIKSPKGKLRLLYECNPMAFIMEQAGGKATTGSVDVLDIQPTNIHQRVPVVLGSPDDVQEYISIYKKHHK from the exons ATGTCAGATAAAGGAGCATTTGACACCAACGTGCTGACCCTCACCAGGTTTGTCCTGGAGGAGGGGAGGAAGGCCCAGGGGACAGGGGAGCTGACCACCCTGCTCAACTCCATCTGCACGGCCGTCAAAGCCATTTCAACCGCCGTCAGGAAGGCTGGCATTGCCAACCT ATATGGTATCGCTGGAAGCACCAACGTGACGGGGGACCAGGTGAAGAAGCTGGACGTCCTCTCCAACGACCTGGTCATCAACATGATCAAATCCTCCTTCACGTCCTGTGTTCTGGTCTCTGAGGAAGACGAGAAGGCCATCATTGTGGAGCCTGATAAGAGA GGGAAAtacattgtgtgttttgatcCTCTGGACGGTTCGTCCAACATCGACTGCCTCGTCTCCATCGGGACGATATTTGCGATCTACAGAAAG ACCACAGATGGAGAACCAGTGGAGCAGGATGCTCTGCAGCCTGGGAGGAACATCGTAGCAGCTGGTTATGCTCTGTATGGCAGCGCCACCATGATGGTCCTCTCCACTGGTCAGGGAGTCAACTGCTTCATGCTCGACCCT gCCATCGGTGAGTTCATCTTGGTGGATCGTGACGTCAAAAttaagaaaaagggaaaaatctaCAGTTTAAATGAAGGATACGCACAACAGTTTTATCCAGATGTGACGGAATACCTACAAAAGAAGAAATAccctgag GACGGCACAGCTGCGTATGGAAGCCGCTACGTTGGTTCAATGGTGGCTGATGTTCATCGCACTTTGGTGTACGGAGGAATATTTTTATACCCCGCAAACATCAAGAGCCCAAAGGGCAAG CTGAGGCTGCTTTACGAGTGCAACCCCATGGCGTTCATCATGGAGCAGGCGGGAGGAAAGGCCACCACTGGCTCTGTTGATGTTCTGGACATTCAGCCCACCAACATCCACCAGAGAGTCCCTGTTGTTCTGGGGTCACCTGATGATGTGCAGGAGTATATTTCCATCTACAAGAAACACCACAAATGA